In Aethina tumida isolate Nest 87 chromosome 2, icAetTumi1.1, whole genome shotgun sequence, the DNA window aaatttgggattTAGTAACAGACTTAATAAGTACAAGCCCAAATTGGTTTCAGGATATCAGTTACTTTGTGACAACTGCGGCATTTGCAATTCCCGTGttcttaatattatgtttGGCTTTATACTATTATACTGCAGTGAACGCCGCCAATAAGCACATGGTTAGTTATCTGAAACATCAGTTGCTTCGTGAGAGTCGTCTCAGACAAAGAAAAGacaaaagaaattattgaatCTATATGTAACTTTTGTTCACtgatatgattatttttatgaagtgaatttatttaatctagtGTATAGTTGGTAAACATTTGTGAtgattttgatgaaaattttaatgtggtttaaatgttataataatgttacgtattgaataaatgtaataaaacaattattttgtggttgtgtattttatatgtaaaataaaacaacgtgtaacttaaaaacttaacttattttcaaacattttcaggGTGGAATACATATTGTAGTATAcataacattatattatttatatatacagatttttaggaatattaattaaaatctttgtaGTTAAGTCAAATGAATATGATACatctaaacaaatatttatggtattaatcaattaaaatttaaaagtattatattgttttaaattaactaattactaaacaaaaaggcacaatttttgattcatggagatttaatttatctaatcaTTCTTCAACCAGTGGACTATGTAgctgaaaaatacaaaattgtaagttacaattgtctgttaaaaattaaaataattttacaaggcGTTTCTAATACAGGTGGCAAAAATTTGAGAGCATGTTTTCTAATAAAGAAAatcgaaatatatatttttatgttttaattaaatttggaaaaataattaagtaataatgtTCTATGcaagtttttttaaactattaaactttttacattgagaaaaaacaatttttggattataaatttgtagggTTGTATTTTCTTTAAGAGAAACTTGAAATTGCTCCCaaatgtttgtatattttaattaaatttggaaaaataattaGGTAATAACACTTACTACTTCTGCAATCTCAAGCCAATCTAGTGCTTGCCTAATAGCATCATTTTTGCTGGGAATTTTGTCCCAATTCCAATGTGTAAtggacttaaaattatttacaacataAAACTTCCTTTCCTCTTTCTCAGTGGCAGGCCGAATACTTTCATGCAAGACAACACCAACATATCCATctggtaaattaattttttcacctCTCAGTGGATATCCCCTGAATGAACCTTGGAGTGCTACAaaagaaatgaataataatccaAATATTCAACCATCAAATGCACTGGATGTTCACTTACTTCCATCCTCTTTGGTTTTAACATTGgtttcaaaatacttttttacttgAGCATCACAGTCTGCGTGTATTGTAAATGGTACACTTTGTACTTTACTATCACTGGCATTggtatctaaattatttttcccgCTCTGGATGTGTATAGTAGCCATGTttacttttgaataaaaatttccaaACTTACTACCTACAGATACGTCTGAGGCAACGaaaattttcgatataaaaaatggtttaacAAAACACTGTTATACGTTGAAAAACGATATTTTCCAATAGAAGtaagtaaatcaattttaatttaaaccttaAAAAGAATTGGTGAATTTTAGACCTAAAATTTAGAGGATTTGTTTTACTCACCAACAACGTGGTTTCTTGCAGTTGACAGCATTGGAAGTCGAAGTGTACTGTGAGGTTAGAAGGGACGCGTCTCATTCGCACGTGGTTCTAGTGTGTATcgagtttatattttttatagtttcttaaatatatattaaaggaACAACATGGGTAGACCAGGTGAgtctttatataaataagtgttataaatgttgttattattacacTCTTTCGTACgctaattatctaaataaaaatttggttttgaTGCCGGACACgtgcacaattttaatattagtttaaattgtttccGAGATAATTTTTcgttgttattttcttttaaatatgtatttttttgttattttttatttatgcattGAAATTGAAGCAATTTACTAGTACCAGAAGAACGcggaatgtttttaaaaagtgtaataGGGTCATGGTTAGGttaagaattaaatacaataaatataaactttattttatggtattGTAACGTGTATTTCTCGgacaatttattaactaattttatataatatttattaaatgaaaacaaatatggtttatttatttattttttaaataacgcGTTTTAGCAGATttcatattgaattttttaaaattgatgttgATGTGAACTACAACAGTTTACTGGTAGTCTGCGTGTACTAAACCGAAATAGAGAAGATGTATGACTAAAATCAGCTGATTATCGCATTCCTAACATAGTAAACCAGTTATGGGCaaaactgaaaacaaatttaaagaaaaaacaaaagctCATAGTACACaaacaattcttttaattgtaatttatcaaaattaataattttccagGATTTTCACCAGGCAATCGCGGCGGCGGTGGCGGTAGAGGAGGCTTCGGCGGCGGCCGCGGTGGTGGAGGTCGAGGTGGCGGCGGCCGTGGAGGATTTGGAGGTGGCGGTGGCCGTGGAGGATTCGGAGGAGGTGGTGGTCGAGGCGGTTTCGGAGGCCGAGGCGGCGGTGGCCGTGGAGGTGGTAGAGGAGGTGGTGGACGCGGCGGCGGTGGTCGCGGAGGAAGAGGAGGCGGTGGTGGTGGCTTCAAGGGAGGCAAAACCGTTGTAATTGAACCGCATAGGCACGAGGGAGTTTTTATTGCACGTGGAAAAGAGGATGCTTTGGTTACACTTAATTTTGTGCCAGGATCTGAGGTCTATGGAGAAAAAAGAATTTCTGTTGAGGTTAGTATTTGTATAGAACTGTTTGTTATATgtttagtttatataatataatttttcagacTGATGGTAACAAATTAGAATACAGAGTGTGGAATCCTTTCAGAAGTAAATTAGCTGCAGCTATATTGGGAGGTGTTGACCAAATCCACATGCCACCTGGCAGTAAAGTATTATACTTAGGAGCAGCTTCTGGAACAACTGTTTCTCATGTATCAGATGTTGTGGGGCCAGAAGGATTAGTGTATGCTGTTGAATTTTCACACAGGTCAGGCAGAGATCTGATAAATGTAGCTAAGAAACGTACGAATATAATTCCAATCATTGAAGATGCCAGACACCCTCATAAATACAGGATGTTGATCGGTATGGTTGATACAATTTTTGCCGATGTTGCGCAACCTGACCAAGCCAGAATAGTTGCCTTAAACGCTCaatatttccttaaaaatggtggacattttgtaatttcaattaaagcaTCTTGTATTGATTCAACAGCACAACCAGAAGCTGTTTTTGCATCAGAGGTTAAAAAGTTGTTAGCTGATAAGTTGAAACCTCAAGAACAGATCACATTGGAACCATATGAAAGGGATCATGCAGTTGTGGTGGGTGTTTATCGACCACCACCCAAAAACTGATTTTGATAATTAGTGTAAGTGATTTTAGAATAGGTGACACAATTTCATTTTGACTATCAATTATGTTGTTAAATGTAACACTTTATATAGtgtttgattgatttttatattgtacaaattttatcttGAATTGTATGAACTTCTCCATTATGTACTTGATagtagaaatatatatatttgcttcagttctgtatttttataaaagataatctgtttaataaacaatatcttAATAACAATCTgacttttattcattttaatttgttgaaggAGTCACTAAAAGATGTATTATTacgtaaaatataatgaaaggCTCAGAACAATGTTCTAAAATATGAAGAAGGAATGAGtactgtaaaaattatttcaaagatCTTTCGTTTAAATGTAAcggtaaatatttgataacttGTCGATCTCAATCagaatttcattgttttagcatcaagaacttttttaaagtaaattaattaaaaattatagatttgTTATAGAATATACTTgagatttttatttcaacacGAAAATTAGTTTATCTTATACATTAGATTTAGGATTTAagggaaataaaataaacaaatcaagtttaattttttattataaatgttcaaTAGCTTAACTAACAGAAAGTGCCCGACCCcatgaaataatttgttttaagaaaagCAACATTGCTCTTTACAGCATTTTTACTAATCTAAGCTGTCAgactaacaattaattatttatacttctTTATGTTATactacattattataaatttttaaaacatcactTTACTTCTTCCATTTGCCTGTGAATAGcagataaaaaatagttatacaATGTACAAAgttaatatgataattatattggaacatcttatttattctattgaaaaattaaatccgGCTGGTTGAAGTAAAGTCCATTTTTATCGTGtgggtatataaaaatttcacccATTTTCGATTAACCTGAGgttgataatttgaaatttttttgtgtggtaaaatttaaagaaaatatatgtgtTATTggcaaactaaatttatatatttttgatcaaGACGACTACAATATAAGACTTTACCCACAGTGGCACTGAGAAAAATCCagtgttaaaaatcaaaattatgacaatattcaaaaaagaatgtaatttttattttccacactCTGTATAACAGGGTGAAAAATCTTTATCTAAGTACACTCATGAACAGATTTGACAATATTAACATAACAATGTTGCATTTGCTTACGACAAGTTAGTTTCAATTGAacgaatttttttcataaaaaatataaaaacagcgCACATaagttataaacaaaaacaattcatCACAACATTCCTAACACATTTGATTGCAtcatagaattatttaaattatcatattttatacaatttatgtttGTCTCAAACCGAATACCAATTGTCGAAAACACATGCaacagaaatttttatgagttaaaatattcacttaAGTTTTCTCCCGCTTATAAAAGCAACTTCTTATACTGACGACGTTTTAATGATGTCCTGTTGTAACGCACTAATCTGTTCACTctttgttgttaaattttgttttattttgataaagatATATACGTCGTTCAACACAGTTACTTTACTTCAGTAAATAGATTGCAAACCTCAGAGAAAACTACCATCATTATTGATTAGATCAcgaatttatagtaaaataaaaatattacaacttCCTAATCATAGCATTCGTTCATACATACACACTTTCATACATTATTTacagatatttgaaaataataataataagtgcaATAAGCACTCATATTAAGTCCTTGATCGTGACTTCAGGATAGTATTTGAATCAAATctgaaattatatacaaacgACTAGAAAAGTGCAAGTCGTCggtataaatttgaacatgACGGTGAAAATGAGAGCACACGATagtcacaaatttttaaatgagacgggccaatatttaacattttttcaacACATTAGatgattcattttttttgttttgtttttacgaAATTGACACATTACACGGAACAAGTTTCACATCAGGTTGTCTCCCTGCCTAATTTCACGACTGAAAATCTTTTGGTTCAAGTAATTACAAACAGAAAtacgtatttattaaaaagcagGGTGTTTGCCAAGTAGAGTTTAGAAAAATCAGTCACATGTTACATTGTCTAGTCCATATAGGAATGGATTTAACTAACTGTTAAtactttatcaaaattttattaagattacGTCTgcttattttatcaaaaaacagactggtaattattttctatttatacttAGAAAACATCCTGTTGATGTAAAAAAGATGATCTCATTCTACACAGAATCCACAATCACTAAGTAAACCTCAGCTAATGACAAGCGAcgaatatataaaagtttttgtagTAGTGAAACTTGCTATAATACAAgatggaaaaaataatgtcAGTGATTGGACTGTCTCTGCATAGAATGAAAAGATGGatgattagaatatttaaatacaataaatatatatattgatataaaacccatataataacaaaataatacagtttattcctatgtttttattgttaaaaataattttaacactagtAAAGTACCACATAACGTAATCcacattcaataaaaaattataacgaTGTTGAACAAAGGGAAATAGGAGATCTCGTAGTATCTTTTTAGGTTAATTGTAGAATATGTACTGTGTAGAGATTTCGTACTCTCAACTCTTCATAATCAATTCCCATATAATATCACaagcttaattaataataactgcTTAAgaactaaatttgtttttgttttttagtttaaggaatacaattaataaatatatgcatttacacaataaattggtattttcataaaatggtCAGTTGGCCTCGGCTACGCACAAGTTTGTGAGTGTGTAACACACTGAATATGTTTTGTTGCTTATGGGCATTTTGGTTGTTTGATGATTGTATGATCTGAATACTAAAAGCATTCGAGTGTGAAATCGCTACACCACTTGGCTGTTACATTCTTTCGTCTTTCTCTATTTACGTTGGTTCGCTGGAAACTTCCGGCTCTTTGACAAGCAGTCACAGCTTCAGTTCGTTTGCTATCTTGCTAGCAATATTCTTGAAACCAATACTAGTACCTGAAAACAACaaagatttagtatttttgaaatatacaatgatggtcatattaattaagaaacaacctgataaaaaaataacatactaaaatttaaaataaatatcttaaataatttttgaattacagCCTTCTACAGAGTAGAAAGTTACGATTATTAAGGGGCTTATCAATGTTATTGTTCGGGTTgtaatgatgaaaatattttgattgatcCAATTCATGGATATTGCATTATTTGGATTGTTTCGATTTTTTTATGCAATTAGCAATTTAGTGATGTGCAAAACTTCTAAAAATGTtgttatctttatttataaaaatgaaatcaaacatatttttaaacgcATTGTTCTAGAAACTACACTTTTCAAAATTGCTGAAGTAATTCGAAGACAAATCATccgattgtttaattttcattctGCTTATTGCTCTGCTCCAGTTTTTCGAttgattaattcaattaatgtaattttggcaggtcaaaaattaaaacattttcgaGCAAAATTCGACTAAAGCGTAAAGGTATAGACAATAgcttctaatttaatttaaatttttcagtgtatattcattatttaagcACAAATGTATCTtccacattttaaaatcattgcaTTCCAAAAAATCAACTTTTATACCATCACACTACCCCTTAAACGCACATATTAGTTTGAGTTAGCCAAGgaaataacacatttaaatattcttaataataagattttattcttagaatgatttatataatttcaacgAAAACTCTCTTTAACACGTTAGAGAAatgggaaataataattaatatgaaacgtTGGTTTACAtcaaatgttattaacaaatatgaaacaacacagtcatttgaaaatactttttaaaagttgctttaattattgtcaattCGTGACTAACCTGAAATCCTTTTGAAGCGCACTCCATTGAGCGATAATCTTGGCAGCTTGCACACTTCGATCTCCCATTGGACGAGCGAGTCGGTGTTGGGGTCGCCGTGCACACAGAGAAGCAGGAACCGCTCGCGCTGATCATAGTCACAGTTGTTGTAGTCGAGCACTTTCTTGATTTCCGCCATTATTTCGGACGGGTCACGGGACGATGTCGTCTTCATCGACCACGTAAATCGGAGCGAACGAGGCTTGATGTGGTCCTCGTTCTGGGTACCGCCGACGacaccgccgccgccgccacctCCTCCTCCAACcctaaataaactataattaatacaaaaataaaacataattatacctaaaagctaaaataaatgctttttacGAATATAATCTACACTAcatttaattcattcattatgGCATTCTTATTGTTTCGAACATTCGGTCGTCGATATTATAAAGTGTTTTGTAACGTACACACTATGGGCACTATGTTCATCACTTtatcagtaataaataaatcgctAATCCATTATACCCCAGAGTATGCCAATGTAGATACATAAATGTGTATATCTCTCAAATCGTAGTACTTTCTGACGGTATAATTGCAAGACGTACTGTGTTAGATCAAtgcaagttataaaataaaaagcgaAAGTTAAAACAATTAGAAAGATAAAAAAAGAGAACGATATTAAACCAAAAAACATGGCTCCATCACTGACCTTTACGATTTCAAAGGTATTTGGTACAGGCGTTGAATACATGatattcaaagaaattaacgaataaaattttgacgcCAATACGTTGAGGTAACTTATAACCAAAATTCGCCTGTGTCGCGGCAATATCAAACTTACCCTACGGTAGGTAAAGGTGAGTTGCCATGTTTTGCTTGGGGGCCAGTTTCTAATgctctgaaaataaaattcgaaatGATAATAAACACAAGatgtattaatgaaatttttaaggaTGAACGGCAAGCGGCAAATAAAAAGGTTAAATAGAAATAGATAAAATCAGGcattaataaaagcaaataatttaattgaaaagcaAAAAATTTGAGGTGTTTTGGGATTATACAAGTGTTactcattatattatttgcgTTTGATAAGATGtggattaattataaaatcttatcAGTTAATAGATTGACAGTTAATCATAATTTCATTAGATCACATGAGTTGATGTGACCAATAATGTGAATTGCAATGGCTCCTTTTGAATGTatgaatcatttatttattagtttgaaTGTACATACTCTTTTATACAttgataataacaataatgtcGCACTAATATCAGCTTGTTTTGAATGGTTCTAGTTCTATACGAGTATTATCTATTTGCGTTTTATGgtaattttgtatttcttaacaaaatatttatctaacaaTTAGATAATTACAAGGTAAAAtttctacaataaattataaccatTCTATGTCActatatttagtaatattcaCAAATCtactggaaataaaaattatcttcttcttttagaaaagaaaaaaacagaACGTGGTGTtggaatttattagttttaaacatACAGTTACAAATagtgtaaataaattcactttttatccgtaatttttaatactttggCGAATCTTGAATTTGTAGGTAACTAacttataaactaaatattataatttgtacagAAGGATAATTTTATCTCAAAAACTCTATCCATCCTGCACAATTTTCAGTTCTTTTACAATTGATTTAtcgtaataaattgaattcctaataatttatattaataaaataactttaatacaCAGAATAAAATGACCTACTTATTATGACTAAATTGATATATGAATTCAATAATAcatatgtacaataatttgCATACTATTCTAGTATGCCTATAcaagttttagaaaatttgcCAATAGATTACAATCACAATATGTATATATCTTCTTTAGAAATAAGTGTATTAATatcaagttaaattttaacttaaaaaaaaacaattacttttttactgGGCACTTACTTTCTTATTAAGTATAATCTTAAATAGATTTGtcccaataattaattgcacATACATAATTCCtggctaattaattaaatttaatagtggCTGAATAGATTTTTGCATAAAACCTCCCTAATTAACAAATGCCCCAAAAACTAAGTAGCATATGTTCTATACAGTTCAATCACCTGACcatatcatttaataattaaatgacaatgacagattattttacttatatatatattattacttataattttatatatttaaaagccaACTATATAGTCTCATGCTGCTCGATTCTTGCGACTTACACTGCATAATACAAACgaactaaattgtttttataaaaacttaaaaaaaaccGTCTGATTAACAAAATCGAGTATTGTAAACTACGTTATAAAGTACGGAAACGTTGTCCCAAGTCAAGAGTCGATGGGTGTTGTGCTGGCGATGGCTGCTATTGCCGGAACTATGACGTCCCCAATGGAGGGCCATCGATGTGGATGGCGGAATGGTTGAGAGATGTTGCGGTGGTCCGTCCCTCATATCGCCCAACACTCAAGTCCTGAACGAGAGAAACACATCTTGGTGATCATCATACGACTCTCAGGTCGAATAAGGGACGAACCACTCGCACACACATAATcccaattatatataatacagaGAAACAGTTATTACAAAGCGTTACATCAACTTGAACATGTCTATTTTCTCTTATATTTGCACATGTCACCTGctttcacaataaattttataacaccacCGATTACCTGTCGCAATACAGTGACAATGCTAACCAAAAAAATGTGTGACACAGCGCACAATGTATTTAAGACACCACGATTTTTCCTGTCCTCTTGGAAATTGCTGCTTTGCAGCATGCTAACGGGACGtcgaattatttctattaatagcAAACCAAACGATTTAAGAAACGTTCTGCTTGTTGCACTCatcttctttaattaattatggtttCGATTTAAGTAGCCTAGAATAAGATTTACAAAGtaagtgttttaattgaatcTGCTGTTCATGCCGCTATTTTAATCAAGAAAAAGGCATATTACAATCACTAGGAACAATAatcaaacatttcaaaaacgCAAGAAATACAGAAagtctataataaaatttcaacattcacttctaatctatctatctatacatagttaatttatttagtaggAATACTTTGTATGggttatttgaattaatttgaataatgatTAACGACTGTTAgtgattttaaaagttttgattCGACGAATTCAAACTCAGAATAAAAAGCACTGATCACAAAAGTATTAACATAAAAGCAACTTTCGAAATGTCAATCCAACTTAGAAGCTAAAAGCGTAGACAACGGAAACAGTCATGTACTGCTTTTTGgtcaaaatcataaatatttacggATGTAACACATtgtaataactattttaaaataagtacacaatatagttaaaaaataatttattaagtttctgAAATTAAGActtgttttgatattttttattcatattttagtatttattaaaagaataatcttTGAATCGTTTTTCAGtaactataatataaatataatatgttatgatttataatgttttatagtGATCATACTAAATGcgtttatttagtaaatgttcaactaataatatttgatcatttttcattgaaaattataaatacttcaatttagaaaattagcaTGTTTTGCCACGttcaatgtaaacaaatattggatgatttttatatatttgggaGAGAATTTCataaactaaaacaattatctaaaaatacgtCAAGAATATTTCAGAGACTTATTAATCatactttattttactatatgcATACTTTTTAAAGAACCATAATGACCaagttaataacaatttgagTTGCGGTTAGACAGAAGGCCAAAAAGCAAATACTGTTAACTTATAAAGCAGACATTGTTAAATAAGCAGTAAGGGAAATATTGCATGATATTCATAAACTTGACTAAAATAATGTGGATAAAATCTGTGAAATGTTTAATAGATTATTAGTAAGTACAGAGGCACACTAGTTTCATCAATAATATCTTATTGTGAATgtgtattataaaacatatagaattttataaaaacaaattttacaattactgAATACGCTCAAAcgtgcaaaataaaatactgacATTTGTACAatcttttcaaattaataaatgcagCGTATGTAAAgtcatgtaatatttataaatatatagtttgtTTTAGTTCTGGAAATTTTGACAATGTTATAAACGATTTTGCTTAAACATTTCTCTTAAAAGTGTTATTCAGACGTATTTACTTCTTTTCCCACAAGTGTGTATGTTAAATTGAAAACGTGCGATTTTCT includes these proteins:
- the LOC109601917 gene encoding ribonuclease H2 subunit C, which encodes MATIHIQSGKNNLDTNASDSKVQSVPFTIHADCDAQVKKYFETNVKTKEDGTLQGSFRGYPLRGEKINLPDGYVGVVLHESIRPATEKEERKFYVVNNFKSITHWNWDKIPSKNDAIRQALDWLEIAEVLHSPLVEE
- the LOC109601920 gene encoding rRNA 2'-O-methyltransferase fibrillarin — encoded protein: MGRPGFSPGNRGGGGGRGGFGGGRGGGGRGGGGRGGFGGGGGRGGFGGGGGRGGFGGRGGGGRGGGRGGGGRGGGGRGGRGGGGGGFKGGKTVVIEPHRHEGVFIARGKEDALVTLNFVPGSEVYGEKRISVETDGNKLEYRVWNPFRSKLAAAILGGVDQIHMPPGSKVLYLGAASGTTVSHVSDVVGPEGLVYAVEFSHRSGRDLINVAKKRTNIIPIIEDARHPHKYRMLIGMVDTIFADVAQPDQARIVALNAQYFLKNGGHFVISIKASCIDSTAQPEAVFASEVKKLLADKLKPQEQITLEPYERDHAVVVGVYRPPPKN